The following are encoded in a window of Cryptomeria japonica unplaced genomic scaffold, Sugi_1.0 HiC_scaffold_22, whole genome shotgun sequence genomic DNA:
- the LOC131066026 gene encoding NADH-ubiquinone oxidoreductase chain 5, which translates to MYLLIVSSPLLGSPVAGAFGRFPGSEGTAIVTTTCVSSSPISSLTASHEVAPGASARYPKIAPWISSEMFDASWGSLFDSPTVVMLIAVTFVSSSVHLYSISYMSEDPHSPRFMCYSSISTFFMLMSVTGDNSIQLFPGWEGVGLASYLLINFRFTRLQADKAAIKAMLVNRVGDFGLALGILGRFTLFQTVDSSTIFARASAFSEPHNSFIFCNVRFHAITVICISLSIGAVGKSAQIGLHTRLPDAMEGPTPVSALIHAATTATAGVSMIARCSPPFEYPPTALSTIAFAGAMTSSSAATTGILQNDLKRVIAYSTRSQLGYMIFACGIPNYSVSVFHLMNHAFSKALPSSSAGSVIHAMSDEQDMRKMGGLASSLPLTYAMMLIGSPSPIGFPFLTGFYSKDVISELAYTKYTISGNFAFWLGSVPVFSTSHYSFRSLFLTFLAPTNPFGRDILRCHDAPIPMAIPLIALAFGSLSVGYLAKV; encoded by the exons ATGTATTTACTCATAGTATCGTCGCCCTTGCTCGGTAGTCCCGTAGCGGGTGCTTTCGGACGTTTTCCAGGTTCAGAAGGAACCGCCATAGTAACCACCACGTGCGTTTCATCATCTCCTATCTCATCCTTGACTGCTTCTCATGAGGTCGCACCGGGAGCTAGTGCTCGCTATCCGAAAATTGCTCCATGGATCTCATCCGAAATGTTTGATGCTTCTTGGGGCTCCT TGTTTGATAGCCCGACCGTAGTTATGTTAATCGCGGTTACATTCGTAAGTAGCTCGGTCCATCTCTATTCCATTTCCTATATGTCCGAGGATCCACATAGCCCTCGATTTATGTGTTATTCATCCATTTCCACTTTCTTCATGCTCATGTCGGTTACCGGGGATAACTCGATTCAATTATTCCCGGGATGGGAGGGAGTAGGTCTCGCTTCCTATTTGCTAATCAATTTTCGGTTCACACGACTTCAGGCGGATAAAGCAGCTATCAAAGCTATGCTTGTCAATCGAGTAGGTGATTTCGGATTAGCTCTCGGGATTTTGGGTCGTTTCACTCTCTTTCAAACAGTAGACTCCTCGACCATTTTTGCTCGTGCTAGTGCCTTTTCCGAACCCCACAATTCTTTCATCTTCTGCAATGTGAGATTTCATGCCATAACTGTGATTTGTATCTCACTCTCTATTGGTGCTGTTGGAAAATCCGCACAGATAGGATTGCATACTCGGTTACCCGATGCGATGGAGGGTCCCACTCCAGTATCCGCTTTGATTCATGCAGCTACTACGGCAACAGCAGGCGTTTCCATGATAGCGAGGTGCTCCCCTCCATTTGAATACCCACCCACGGCGTTATCTACGATTGCTTTTGCAGGGGCTATGACGTCATCCTCCGCGGCAACCACTGGAATATTACAGAACGATCTGAAGAGGGTCATAGCTTATTCAACCCGCAGTCAATTAGGGTATATGATCTTTGCTTGCGGCATTCCCAACTATTCGGTTAGCGTCTTTCACTTAATGAATCACGCGTTTTCCAAGGCATTACCATCCTCGAGTGCAGGTTCGGTGATTCATGCCATGTCGGATGAGCAAGATATGCGCAAGATGGGGGGGCTTGCTTCCTCGTTACCCTTGACCTACGCCATGATGCTCATAGGCAGCCCATCCCCAATTGGATTTCCTTTTCTAACTGGATTTTATTCCAAAGATGTGATCTCGGAGCTCGCTTACACCAAATATACCATCAGTGGGAACTTCGCTTTCTGGTTGGGAAGTGTCCCTGTCTTTTCCACTTCTCACTACTCTTTCCGTTCGCTTTTTCTGACATTTCTAGCACCAACTAATCCATTCGGGCGAGACATCTTACGATGTCATGATGCGCCCATTCCTATGGCCATTCCTTTAATCGCTCTGGCTTTCGGGAGTCTTTCTGTAGGATACTTGGCCAAAGTGTGA